The sequence below is a genomic window from Lentimicrobium saccharophilum.
CATTTTTACTTTTATTGCGGTAAAAATAAGCAATTTTTAATAGAATATAAAATATTTAGTCAAATATTACTGCCATAACAGTAATATTGAATCTTTTAGCAATCATTATGATATAAAAACACAATAATTTACTGCTATAGAGGCAATATTTTATAATAATGAATTCAATCCGAACAAAAAACTGTATTTTACCGCCAAAACGGTAACGATATCACTAAAGTAACTTTAAATAAATCCCGGTCTATAGGTATATCGCCGACCTTATAACCAAAAAGATAGAGTAACTGGTTTACCTTATCAAGCCGAAGGGCTTGCTTGCCTTGTTCAAAATCCCGTTTAACGTTTAGTATATGCAAAGTAGGCGATTGCGTGCTTCAAACTTATCAAACCGTTACGATTTTGAAGCGGGCTACGACCCTTGAATTTACTACTATTTCGCCTATTTTATATATACATTGTTAGCAATTGTTGGTATTGAATTATCGAATTTCATTTTGCAAATTTCTCAAGTAATTCTGCTAAATATTGAGCAGCCTTTTGAGCACCAGCCTTTGGAATTTCAGGATAAGTCACATTCGAACCGATAATTTTTATTATTTGGTCAGCTAATAAATCAGGAGTGGTTTTTGAAAGCCTTGATTTTATACCTGATCCTCTTTGTTGTAAGATCCGCGATACATTTGCCTGTTCGCAATGACCTTCCAGCGGAAAATATATGATAGGTTTTCTTAATGCAGTCAGTTCTAAAGTTGAGGTGGCTCCTCCCTGGACTATTGCAAGGTCACACGCTGCAAAATGCTCATAAAGGTTTGGTACAAAGCCTCTTAATTCTATATTTTCCGGCAGATTTAATGAATCCTCTGCAAGTCTTGGACCTGTGACAAACACTGCTTTTAAGTCAGGAATTTTGTACTTTGCTATTGTATAAGCCTTTCCACAAAGCTCAAGAAGCTCTTTTCCAATTGCCGTACCTCCCAGGGAACAAATTAGTAAAGGATCATTTCCATATCCCAGTTTTCTTCGAATTTCTTGTTTATCAGAGTAATTTGATACATCAAAAGGGAATACATAACCTATAAATGTATACATAGCTTTTGCAAAATTCCGTCTGTTAGGAAGCAATAATCCAAAAGTTTTGTTTGGCACATCTTCCAATTCTCCGACAAATAAAGCAAGATCATAAGGTGGTTTTTGTTAACGTCGATAATCCCGACACCAGACTCGATTCCAATAATAGACTCTTAGCTGTTCTATCGGATTAATTGTCATGGCGTCAAGTCCTGCAAAATCAAAAATCATCACAAAAGGGAAATTTTAACTTCCGGATGTTCTCTTAATGCCAGGTTAATTTCATAAGTTTCATCTCCAATTACAAGATCATACTTCTTTGAAGCTATCATATTCAGGAAAAATTCTATGTTCTTTTTCCATTCCGAACGTGATTTTAACAAATAGCTTAAAAGATTCAAACTTGAACCTTTTGCTGCTTTTTCAGCTGAAAGATTCTCATTATCATATTTTTCAGCTCCGGGTACAAGTTTCTCTCCTGCTTTTTCTAAAAGTATGGTTGCAGGATTTGCGGCTAGCCATTCTATTTTGGCTTCAGGAAGATGCTTTCTGAGATGATCAGCAATTGCTAAATCTCTGGTAATGTGCCCAAGGCCCAGAGTT
It includes:
- a CDS encoding glycosyltransferase is translated as MPNKTFGLLLPNRRNFAKAMYTFIGYVFPFDVSNYSDKQEIRRKLGYGNDPLLICSLGGTAIGKELLELCGKAYTIAKYKIPDLKAVFVTGPRLAEDSLNLPENIELRGFVPNLYEHFAACDLAIVQGGATSTLELTALRKPIIYFPLEGHCEQANVSRILQQRGSGIKSRLSKTTPDLLADQIIKIIGSNVTYPEIPKAGAQKAAQYLAELLEKFAK